The Microcystis panniformis FACHB-1757 region AGTATGTGTATTAGTCTTGACTATAAGACAGATAAACGCTATATCATCGATGGATTACAACGAATTAGTACCATAGTCAAATTTTTAACTACTGAAGATTGGAAGCTATCAAAATTAGCTGATGTAGATTCGTCTATTTCTGGAAAAACAGTTGAGGAAATAAAAACTCAGCATGAAGAATTATATGAACGCGTAGAAAATATGACTATTCCCATCACCATGATTCGCTACGACTCCAGCAAAAAAACTCATAATAATTATATTTTTAACATTTTCCATCGCTTAAATACCGGTGGAGTAAAACTTAATAATCAGGAGATCAGAAATTGTATCTATAATGGCGAGTTTAATACTTTTTTAAAAGAATGCGCTCAATATGAAAACTGGCTTTTGCTGATGGATCGAAAGCAGAAAAAAGCATCTCGATTTGAAGATGAAGAATTAGTTCTTCGTTTCTTTGCTTTTTATGATGGATACCAGAACTACAAGGGGAAATTGACCGGATTTTTAAATGATTATATGTATAAACATAGATTTGCCCACCAAGATTTTATTCAAGATAAAGATCAATTATTTAAGCAAACTGTTGACTTGATTTATGATAGAATCTTCAAAGAGGAACCTCTCAAAACCAGTAAAGTTATTGCTGAGGGAATTCTGTTAGGAGTTGCCAAAAATTTAGATACTTTAGTCAATCTCTCCAATGATGAATTACAAGACAAGTATTCTAGATTAATAAAATCTGAACCATTTTTAACTAAAAATTTATCTGGTGGTATGTATCGAAAAGATAAGGCTTTAGAGAGAATTAATACATCTATCAAAATTTTTTCATCTACTTCTACTGGTAATGATTACTAAAAGTTATTTATTCAAGACGCTAAACAGGCTTGATAAACTCTATAATGACTCTACAACTGATGATCAAAAAATTTTTTATTCTAAACTAGCTCTAATAGAATTATGTGGCTGGATCGAGGAAACTATGGATGATATAGTTTTAAGATGTGCTAAACGATGCTTAAAGTCCGAAGCTAACCAAAAATTCATCAAAGACG contains the following coding sequences:
- a CDS encoding DUF262 domain-containing protein, with product MVNYLSQEEELLAAEEEKYLEEEDDVDFPPADIIAYNEQRSCSDLVRMYQKKQLVIDPDFQRDMVWTDPQQTRFIDSLMKQLPIPSMCISLDYKTDKRYIIDGLQRISTIVKFLTTEDWKLSKLADVDSSISGKTVEEIKTQHEELYERVENMTIPITMIRYDSSKKTHNNYIFNIFHRLNTGGVKLNNQEIRNCIYNGEFNTFLKECAQYENWLLLMDRKQKKASRFEDEELVLRFFAFYDGYQNYKGKLTGFLNDYMYKHRFAHQDFIQDKDQLFKQTVDLIYDRIFKEEPLKTSKVIAEGILLGVAKNLDTLVNLSNDELQDKYSRLIKSEPFLTKNLSGGMYRKDKALERINTSIKIFSSTSTGNDY